A stretch of Paenibacillus peoriae DNA encodes these proteins:
- a CDS encoding transporter substrate-binding domain-containing protein, whose protein sequence is MKKWFAILSVMAIILVLAGCGSSDNASSASGSSGDVKKIIVGTGTQFKNVCFIDENGNLTGFDVELIKELDKRLPQYEFEFKTMDFGNLLLSLDAGKIDLVSHQMEKNPEREAKYLFNKNPYSIFLNRVAVAKDNNTIHSIDDLKGKKVLTSPTSNAAYVLKEYNKNHGDALNIVYTSGAANDTVQQITSGRIDATVTTDFANRFNTDEKGEVALKTVGDPLTQSDVLYVLNKNEQGLADDLDKAIQEVKDDGTLSKLSIKWLGEDFTKSLEDVKKEGNSSKK, encoded by the coding sequence ATGAAAAAGTGGTTTGCAATATTGTCTGTTATGGCAATCATCCTGGTGTTGGCAGGCTGCGGTTCCTCAGATAACGCGTCCAGTGCGTCAGGTTCAAGCGGAGACGTGAAAAAAATTATCGTAGGCACAGGTACTCAATTCAAAAATGTATGCTTTATTGACGAAAACGGAAATTTAACAGGTTTTGATGTGGAACTGATCAAGGAGCTGGACAAGCGCCTACCTCAATACGAATTTGAATTCAAAACGATGGACTTTGGAAATTTGCTGCTAAGTCTCGATGCCGGCAAGATTGATCTGGTATCGCATCAAATGGAAAAAAACCCGGAGCGTGAAGCCAAGTATCTGTTCAACAAAAATCCATATAGCATTTTTCTGAACAGAGTCGCTGTAGCGAAGGATAACAATACCATTCATTCCATTGATGATTTGAAAGGGAAAAAGGTACTTACCAGCCCAACCAGTAATGCGGCGTATGTGCTAAAAGAATATAACAAAAACCATGGAGATGCCCTGAATATCGTTTATACGAGTGGTGCGGCCAATGATACGGTGCAACAAATTACGAGTGGCCGTATAGATGCTACCGTTACGACAGACTTTGCGAACCGTTTTAACACCGATGAAAAAGGAGAAGTAGCTCTGAAAACCGTTGGTGATCCTTTGACTCAATCGGATGTACTGTATGTACTGAATAAAAATGAGCAAGGATTGGCGGATGACCTGGACAAAGCCATTCAGGAAGTGAAGGACGACGGTACGCTGTCGAAGCTGAGCATTAAATGGCTTGGAGAGGATTTCACGAAGTCTCTGGAAGATGTGAAAAAGGAAGGTAACAGCAGTAAAAAGTAA
- a CDS encoding amino acid ABC transporter permease: MSREFNIDYVFSFIPKMLSYLHITLFIVASSLVLGLIIGLLVALPRMYNIPFLKRVSQVYVSFFRGTPILIQLFLVYYGLPELLKLVDINSSRWDVLWFAVATYALNSGAFISEIIRSGVEAVDRGQIEAAQSVGMSGYQTFTRIIMPQALAVVIPIFSNLVIGNLKDTSLAFTIGAMEMTGKSQTLGSATQHFVETYIALSLIYLVISLILQKLFRVLENTLLRHEHRDEVQKEPEKRKSFVVRYLRSPRLSKGGKGI; the protein is encoded by the coding sequence ATGAGCAGAGAGTTCAATATTGACTATGTTTTTAGCTTTATCCCGAAAATGCTGTCTTACTTACACATCACCTTGTTTATTGTAGCAAGCTCGCTTGTATTGGGGCTTATCATTGGTCTGTTGGTTGCGCTGCCTCGCATGTATAACATTCCATTTCTCAAACGTGTTTCTCAGGTGTATGTTTCCTTTTTTCGCGGAACACCTATTCTAATCCAATTGTTTCTGGTGTATTACGGCCTGCCAGAGCTACTAAAGCTGGTAGATATCAATTCCTCCAGATGGGATGTGTTGTGGTTTGCTGTAGCGACCTACGCACTCAATAGTGGAGCCTTTATTTCCGAAATTATCAGGTCAGGAGTAGAGGCAGTAGACCGAGGACAAATCGAGGCTGCACAGTCCGTCGGCATGTCAGGCTATCAGACCTTTACACGTATCATAATGCCGCAAGCGCTGGCTGTGGTGATTCCGATATTTTCCAATCTGGTGATTGGCAATCTGAAGGATACCTCGCTGGCATTTACAATCGGAGCGATGGAGATGACAGGGAAATCACAGACATTAGGGTCGGCTACCCAGCATTTTGTTGAAACCTACATCGCGTTATCCCTTATTTATCTGGTCATCAGTCTGATTTTACAAAAATTGTTCAGGGTGCTGGAAAATACGCTTCTCCGGCATGAGCATCGGGATGAAGTGCAGAAAGAACCCGAAAAACGAAAAAGTTTTGTGGTGCGCTACCTGAGAAGTCCTCGTCTGAGTAAAGGAGGTAAAGGCATATGA